One genomic region from Lates calcarifer isolate ASB-BC8 linkage group LG10, TLL_Latcal_v3, whole genome shotgun sequence encodes:
- the bbs10 gene encoding Bardet-Biedl syndrome 10 protein isoform X2, which translates to MQPMEHLHLKHVLQTVCVLEAVVLRSFGPEGGQVLFTRDTGQAMLSRSGTRILTALQLEHPLARMVVECVGKHNNVTGDGSKTFILLLASLLRMIHTMACKEPNVYHTYNSREAAEAATARRLADELLAFALEELDDLIAICPCGLS; encoded by the exons ATGCAGCCGATGGAGCATCTTCACCTCAAGCATGTCTTGCAGACAGTATGTGTACTGGAGGCAGTTGTCCTCCGCAGTTTTGGCCCAGAGGGAGGACAGGTGCTGTTCACTCGAGACACAGGACAGGCCATGTTGAGCCGCAGCGGAACGCGCATTCTCACAGCACTGCAACTTGAGCATCCACTGGCTAG GATGGTGGTGGAGTGTGTCGGGAAGCATAACAATGTAACAGGCGATGGATCCAAGACCTTTATCCTACTGCTGGCGTCATTACTAAGGATGATTCATACCATGGCCTGCAAGGAGCCTAATGTGTATCACACTTATAACTCCagggaagcagcagaggctgccACTGCCAGACGCTTGGCTGATGAACTGCTGGCATTTGCACTGGAGGAACTGGATGATCTTATCGCT ATATGTCCATGTGGCCTTTCATGA
- the bbs10 gene encoding Bardet-Biedl syndrome 10 protein isoform X1 produces MQPMEHLHLKHVLQTVCVLEAVVLRSFGPEGGQVLFTRDTGQAMLSRSGTRILTALQLEHPLARMVVECVGKHNNVTGDGSKTFILLLASLLRMIHTMACKEPNVYHTYNSREAAEAATARRLADELLAFALEELDDLIAVRVVPYGLCVSWEDITAKSQSPAYTNCHYAQKLLASFFHTRLGHTHCDFISNLTCELLRHWKFKNDLPSSVLQFVNDNFPALHTPVLGFPISCSRLVEGQVIHRDFATPCLQTDHQPVKAVVFTGYLQQKLLGAGDVLKVGRGGQEMEANSKKEKSIVEFSAWSERSLECVIENLRRLGVSVLLSAVKQTAAVLSLAAQAEMCVVECISEDELSLFAHLSGTTPVLDCWMIEPVNVATLTFCRPILLGVHRYVHVAFHDLEERFKPCSLVICGPGEGQTDQHACAFQDAIRMLLTTCRPMGMTASTASKRTSQSNKSTSLHTEDHSNKTANSSSSASTFQQGALEPGCVIPAGGTFEFLLNHALLQHGYSRSVSDGTKMGTSSVSQLLANALLSVPRQIYSHSPRHFLQIQTRILGFSPNHSHTLSLPYKQEHKICLIHGCGTSECPLEDGKSSMHCCRKADVSSKVFMLDSGLESVSCKYQLLLAVLQCVTSLLRVDTVLYTHTALHTQSRRLANISLKGTEDEAED; encoded by the exons ATGCAGCCGATGGAGCATCTTCACCTCAAGCATGTCTTGCAGACAGTATGTGTACTGGAGGCAGTTGTCCTCCGCAGTTTTGGCCCAGAGGGAGGACAGGTGCTGTTCACTCGAGACACAGGACAGGCCATGTTGAGCCGCAGCGGAACGCGCATTCTCACAGCACTGCAACTTGAGCATCCACTGGCTAG GATGGTGGTGGAGTGTGTCGGGAAGCATAACAATGTAACAGGCGATGGATCCAAGACCTTTATCCTACTGCTGGCGTCATTACTAAGGATGATTCATACCATGGCCTGCAAGGAGCCTAATGTGTATCACACTTATAACTCCagggaagcagcagaggctgccACTGCCAGACGCTTGGCTGATGAACTGCTGGCATTTGCACTGGAGGAACTGGATGATCTTATCGCTGTAAGAGTGGTCCCTTATGGACTCTGTGTTTCGTGGGAGGACATCACTGCAAAATCACAATCACCAGCTTACACAAACTGTCATTATGCTCAAAAGCTGCTAGCATCATTCTTTCATACTCGCCTTGGTCACACCCACTGTGACTTCATAAGCAACCTCACCTGTGAACTGCTCAGGCACTGGAAGTTTAAAAATGACCTACCTTCCTCTGTGCTTCAGTTTGTAAATGACAACTTCCCTGCACTGCATACGCCTGTATTAGGCTTCCCTATCAGCTGTTCACGTTTGGTTGAGGGGCAGGTCATTCACAGGGACTTTGCTACGCCCTGCCTTCAGACTGACCACCAGCCAGTTAAAGCTGTAGTTTTCACCGGGTACCTGCAGCAAAAATTGCTCGGTGCAGGAGATGTGCTTAAGGTGGGACGTGGAGGCCAGGAGATGGAGGCGAATTCAAAGAAGGAGAAAAGTATTGTGGAGTTCAGTGCCTGGTCAGAGCGGTCGCTAGAGTGTGTCATTGAAAACCTACGGCGTTTGGGCGTCTCTGTGcttctgtctgcagtgaaacagACTGCTGCTGTCCTGTCTTTAGCTGCTCAGGCAGAGATGTGTGTTGTGGAGTGTATCAGCGAAGATGAGCTGTCTCTTTTCGCCCATCTGAGTGGGACCACACCTGTCTTAGACTGCTGGATGATTGAACCAGTGAATGTTGCCACTCTGACATTTTGCCGCCCAATACTACTGGGAGTCCATAG ATATGTCCATGTGGCCTTTCATGATTTAGAGGAAAGGTTCAAACCCTGCAGTCTGGTCATCTGTGGCCCAGGGGAAGGGCAAACTGACCAGCATGCATGTGCGTTTCAAGATGCCATCCGTATGCTACTTACAACTTGCAGGCCCATGGGTATGACTGCATCTACAGCATCAAAAAGGACctcacagtcaaacaaaagCACATCTTTACACACAGAGGATCACTCTAATAAAACTGCCAACTCCTCCTCCAGTGCATCAACCTTCCAGCAGGGTGCGTTGGAGCCAGGCTGTGTTATACCTGCTGGTGGGACATTTGAGTTTCTCTTAAATCATGCTCTCTTACAACATGGCTACAGTCGCTCAGTTTCTGATGGCACAAAAATGGGGACCTCTTCTGTTTCCCAGCTCTTGGCAAATGCTCTACTGAGTGTGCCTCGACAGATCTACTCCCACAGTCCTCGACATTTCCTGCAGATTCAAACCAGGATCCTCGGTTTTAGTCCAAATCATTCCCACACTCTCAGCCTCCCATATAAACAAGAACACAAAATATGCCTCATACATGGTTGTGGTACTAGTGAATGTCCTCTAGAGGATGGTAAATCAAGCATGCATTGTTGTAGAAAGGCTGACGTGTCGTCAAAAGTTTTTATGTTGGACTCGGGCCTTGAATCTGTCTCCTGTAAATACCAGTTGCTCCTGGCCGTGCTGCAGTGTGTCACAAGTCTACTCCGGGTGGACACGGTGCTGTACACTCACACCGCCTtgcacacacagtcacgcaGACTTGCAAACATTTCCTTGAAGGGCACAGAGGATGAGGCTGAGGACTGA
- the cd9a gene encoding CD9 molecule a isoform X2 has translation MAVAGGIKCVKYLMFIFNVLFWLAGTAVFAIGLWLRLDPKTKGLFEGSDSPYVFYTGVYILIGAGALMMVVGFLGCCGAIQESPCMLGLFFFFLLIIFAIEVAAGIWGFSNQSKVVNDITTFYIQTYNNFQTTGDERLRETLRVIQTGLNCCGPTGTVIDAAKDTCPRGEPLEVLITKSCLDAIDEVFDSKLHIIGGVGITIGVVMVFGMIFSMLLCCAIRKSREVV, from the exons cTTGCAGGCACTGCTGTTTTTGCAATAGGCCTTTGGCTAAGATTAGACCCAAAGACCAAAGGCCTGTTTGAAGGATCAGACTCTCCATATGTGTTTTACACAG gtgtatATATCCTGATAGGAGCTGGAGCACTGATGATGGTGGTGGGTTTTCTGGGATGTTGTGGGGCAATCCAGGAGTCCCCCTGTATGCTTGGACTG ttcttcttcttcctgcttATCATATTTGCCATTGAGGTTGCAGCTGGAATCTGGGGATTTTCCAACCAAAGCAAG GTGGTGAATGACATCACAACGTTTTACATCCAGACCTACAACAACTTCCAGACAACAGGAGATGAGCGCCTCAGAGAGACACTGCGGGTGATTCAAACCGGG ttgaACTGCTGCGGTCCAACCGGTACTGTAATAGATGCTGCCAAAGACACCTGTCCCCGGGGAGAGCCACTTGAGGTGCTCATTACTAAG AGTTGTCTTGACGCTATTGATGAGGTGTTCGACTCCAAACTACACATCATAGGAGGAGTGGGCATCACCATCGGGGTTGTTATG GTGTTCGGGATGATCTTTAGCATGCTCCTGTGCTGTGCCATCAGGAAGTCCCGGGAGGTGGTGTGA
- the cd9a gene encoding CD9 molecule a isoform X1 — protein MAALSGGEMCIKYLMFAFNLVFWLAGTAVFAIGLWLRLDPKTKGLFEGSDSPYVFYTGVYILIGAGALMMVVGFLGCCGAIQESPCMLGLFFFFLLIIFAIEVAAGIWGFSNQSKVVNDITTFYIQTYNNFQTTGDERLRETLRVIQTGLNCCGPTGTVIDAAKDTCPRGEPLEVLITKSCLDAIDEVFDSKLHIIGGVGITIGVVMVFGMIFSMLLCCAIRKSREVV, from the exons cTTGCAGGCACTGCTGTTTTTGCAATAGGCCTTTGGCTAAGATTAGACCCAAAGACCAAAGGCCTGTTTGAAGGATCAGACTCTCCATATGTGTTTTACACAG gtgtatATATCCTGATAGGAGCTGGAGCACTGATGATGGTGGTGGGTTTTCTGGGATGTTGTGGGGCAATCCAGGAGTCCCCCTGTATGCTTGGACTG ttcttcttcttcctgcttATCATATTTGCCATTGAGGTTGCAGCTGGAATCTGGGGATTTTCCAACCAAAGCAAG GTGGTGAATGACATCACAACGTTTTACATCCAGACCTACAACAACTTCCAGACAACAGGAGATGAGCGCCTCAGAGAGACACTGCGGGTGATTCAAACCGGG ttgaACTGCTGCGGTCCAACCGGTACTGTAATAGATGCTGCCAAAGACACCTGTCCCCGGGGAGAGCCACTTGAGGTGCTCATTACTAAG AGTTGTCTTGACGCTATTGATGAGGTGTTCGACTCCAAACTACACATCATAGGAGGAGTGGGCATCACCATCGGGGTTGTTATG GTGTTCGGGATGATCTTTAGCATGCTCCTGTGCTGTGCCATCAGGAAGTCCCGGGAGGTGGTGTGA